Part of the Bacteroidales bacterium genome is shown below.
AAGGCCTGGTTACGGTTAATTACCTACCTTAATGCGGATGACGAATTGACGGAGGTCTGCGAAGGAACCAATATCAGGAACGACCATCAATATTATCTGGACCGTAAACGTATTACAGGTGATTTACATGGCCAGGCCCCCTTGATCTGGTGTGCTTATGCACTGAAACGATGATTTGCATTATTTTTGTTGTGAATATATCCGGACATTCTTACTTAAAAATATATTTAAATGAAAATTTTCTTAATAATTGTAGTATCTCTCTTTACTTTGACCAACATATCTGCCCAGGAAGATACCAAGGTGAAATGGTTTACTATGGAGGAGGCATTAAAATTAAATGAAAAGGCACCCAAAAAATTCCTGATAGACCTCTATACCGACTGGTGTGGTTGGTGTAAGAGAATGGATGCAGAAACATTCAGCCATCCTGAGATTGCCCGATACATCAATACTCATTTTTATCCTGTTAAGTTTAATGCTGAGTCGCCCAATGCAATTATCTTTAGGGGAATTAATTTTGAGGGTAGTAAAAAAGTAAATGGAAGAGCCTCCACTCATAAGTTTGTTGAGGCCTTGTTTGAAAGTGGAAATATACCTCCGGAAAGAAGGGGCTATCCTTCTATTGCCTATTTAACTGAAAAACTGGAATTAATTGGTGCTGACGGGGGCTATAAAAATCCACAACAACTAGAACCGTTATTGTATTACATGCAGGAAGAAAAGTTTAAGACCGTCAATTTTTCCGAATACGGCAGTACATTCGTCAGCAAGCTGGATAATAAGTAATATAAAACAATTAATGTCATATTTGCTAAGCGTACTCAATGTTAATCAATGCGACTTAAGAAAACAATAAATAGCACTGAGTGCTTAGATAGATCTATTCGATTCCTGTTTCTATCCGGAAATTATTGATGTCATGCATTCCCCGGAGAAAATCTTCAACAGGCATCCGTTTTTTTCCTTCCAGTTGCAGGCTTTTAACTGATATCCATCCGTCGTCTGTGGCTATATGCAAGAAACTCTTCTGATCGGATCCGATACTTCCGGGTTTTGACAAATGAGGTGTAAGATAAGGTTCGGTGTCGAATATTTTCAGCATCAGTTTTTCTCCGGTGGGAGAAATTAGATAAGTCCAAGCTGCAGGATAAGGGGAAAGTCCCCGGATAAAATTATAAGTGGATGTTGTGTTGCGTTTCCAGTCGATCTTACATGTTTCCTTGAATATTTTGGGTGCCGTCATTAATACCTGATCGCTCATTTCGAGTTTCTGAGGTATGGACCGGTAATTATTTTTTTCAATATTTTGAATGGCATCCACTAGATGATGTGCTCCGCTGTACATCAGTTTGTCATGCATGCTTCCGGCATTATCTTCCTGAAGGATCGGTTCTTCCCTGTATGAAATAATATTCCCTGTATCTATTTCTTTTTCGATGAAAAAAACCGTCGTTCCGGTTTTTGTTTCACCATTGATGATGGCCCAGTTGATGGGGGCCGCACCCCGGTATTGCGGCAATAATGAAGCATGCAAATTGACTGTGCCTAATGGCGGCATATTCCAGAC
Proteins encoded:
- a CDS encoding DUF255 domain-containing protein, with the protein product MKIFLIIVVSLFTLTNISAQEDTKVKWFTMEEALKLNEKAPKKFLIDLYTDWCGWCKRMDAETFSHPEIARYINTHFYPVKFNAESPNAIIFRGINFEGSKKVNGRASTHKFVEALFESGNIPPERRGYPSIAYLTEKLELIGADGGYKNPQQLEPLLYYMQEEKFKTVNFSEYGSTFVSKLDNK
- the fmt gene encoding methionyl-tRNA formyltransferase, which produces MRVVFMGTPEFAVASLEAIIEAGMDVAAVVTAPDKPSGRGQKIHETAVKQCAQKHHLPILQPEKLKNTDFLDHLKSFNADLFVVVAFRMLPEEVWNMPPLGTVNLHASLLPQYRGAAPINWAIINGETKTGTTVFFIEKEIDTGNIISYREEPILQEDNAGSMHDKLMYSGAHHLVDAIQNIEKNNYRSIPQKLEMSDQVLMTAPKIFKETCKIDWKRNTTSTYNFIRGLSPYPAAWTYLISPTGEKLMLKIFDTEPYLTPHLSKPGSIGSDQKSFLHIATDDGWISVKSLQLEGKKRMPVEDFLRGMHDINNFRIETGIE